Proteins co-encoded in one Oreochromis aureus strain Israel breed Guangdong linkage group 3, ZZ_aureus, whole genome shotgun sequence genomic window:
- the LOC116316438 gene encoding immunoglobulin kappa light chain-like: MTSAQFVFYLICLFLGETVHTNDLKFSLSLHQERHFVSANTGGNVSLCCLYEGNDVARLYWYKLNLGKESKLICTVNTVDNQAVFNDEFNTDPRFTVNFEKGKIDLKITDLQISDSATYYCASSYGYSFTFAEGTVIDVKGSGSNIPTLVQQSASETIQPGGSVTLNCTVHTGTCDEEHSVYWFKDSEESFPRIIYTHGGRNDQCERKPNTQTHTCVYNLPMTSLNTSHAGTYYCAVASCGHILFGHGTKLNLEDEVAWLYLVHVLNGVVAFTCVLSLCLMSLLFVMTKEKSIHFTESHGSFSEDHQNILRENKTNRSRRQRDGTWSECVYFSVKQKS; encoded by the exons ATGACATCTGCACAGTTTGTCTTCTATCTGATATGCTTGTTCTTGGGGGAAACGG ttcacACAAATGACCTCAAATTCTCCTTGTCTCTTCATCAAGAAAGACATTTTGTATCAGCTAACACTGGGGGCAATGTGAGTCTGTGTTGTTTGTATGAAGGTAACGATGTGGCAAGGCTTTACTGGTATAAGTTAAATTTGGGAAAGGAATCAAAGCTCATTTGTACTGTCAACACAGTGGACAATCAAGCCGTGTTTAATGATGAATTCAACACTGATCCACGGTTCACAGTGAATTTTGAAAAAGGAAAGATTGACTTAAAGATAACAGATCTGCAAATTTCAGACTCTGCTACTTACTATTGTGCAAGCAGCTATGGGTACAGCTTTACATTCGCAGAGGGTACTGTCATTGATGTAAAAGGTTCAGGGTCGAACATCCCAACTTTAGTGCAGCAGTCAGCATCTGAGACCATCCAGCCAGGAGGCTCCGTGACTCTGAACTGTACAGTACACACTGGGACCTGTGATGAAGAACACAGTGTTTACTGGTTCAAAGACTCTGAAGAGTCTTTCCCAAGAATCATTTACACTCATGGAGGCAGAAATGATCAGTGTGAGAGGAAAcccaacacacagacacacacttgtgTCTACAACCTGCCAATGACGAGCCTGAATACGTCTCATGCTGGGACCTACTACTGTGCCGTGGCTTCATGTGGACACATACTGTTTGGACACGGGACCAAACTCAACTTAGAAG ATGAGGTGGCATGGCTTTACTTGGTGCATGTCCTGAATGGAGTTGTCGCATTCACTTGTGTCCTTAGTTTGTGTTTGATGTCCTTATTGTTTGTAATGACCAAAGAGAAAAGCATCCACTTCACAG aGTCTCATGGAAGCTTTTCGGAG GATCACCAGAACATTTTAAgggagaacaaaacaaacagatcaAGAAGACAGCGTGATGGGACATGGAGTGAATGTGTCTACTTTAGTGTAAAGcagaagagctga
- the LOC116316465 gene encoding immunoglobulin kappa light chain-like, with protein sequence MTSAQFAFYLACLCLGKMALTKDLKFSFSVHQERRFITVNRGDSVTLTCFSEGDVAARFYWYKLTLGQKPKLISTLYKFDTNATFSDEFKSDPRFTADAEKGKIYLKITDLDISDSATYYCASSYSFKFEFGEGTIINIRGSELDIPTLVQQSASETIQPGGSVTLNCTVHTGTCDEEHSVYWFKDSEESFPRIIYTHGGRNDQCERKPNTQTHTCAYNLPVKSLNMSHAGTYYCAVASCGHILFGNRTKLDFKDDGNAVYFFSGALAFTAFLNVLMAFLLYMAHKRNGTKCTESHSRISPPSTNAEVKQNEENLHYAALRHHKADRPRRQRNNSKAECVYSSIKQ encoded by the exons ATGACATCTGCACAGTTCGCCTTCTATCTGGCATGTTTGTGCTTAGGAAAAATGG CTCTGACGAAAGACCTCAAATTCTCCTTTTCTGTTCATCAAGAAAGACGTTTCATAACAGTTAACAGAGGGGACAGCGTGACTTTGACTTGTTTCTCTGAAGGAGATGTTGCTGCGAGGTTTTACTGGTACAAGCTGACTTTGGGACAGAAACCAAAGCTTATTTCTACTCTTTACAAGTTTGACACCAACGCCACCTTCAGTGATGAATTCAAGAGTGATCCACGATTCACAGCTGatgctgaaaaaggaaaaatctaCTTAAAGATAACAGATCTGGACATATCAGACTCTGCTACTTACTATTGTGCAAGTAGCTATTCATTTAAGTTTGAATTTGGAGAGGGTACTATCATCAACATAAGAGGTTCAGAGTTGGATATCCCAACTTTAGTGCAGCAGTCAGCATCTGAGACCATCCAGCCAGGAGGCTCTGTGACTCTGAACTGTACAGTACACACTGGGACCTGTGATGAAGAACACAGTGTTTACTGGTTCAAAGACTCTGAAGAGTCTTTCCCAAGAATCATTTACACCCATGGAGGCAGGAATGATCAGTGTGAGAGGAAAcccaacacacagacacacacatgtgcgTACAACCTGCCAGTGAAGAGCCTGAATATGTCTCATGCTGGGACCTACTACTGTGCCGTGGCTTCATGTGGACACATACTGTTTGGAAACAGGACCAAGCTGGACTTTAAGG ATGATGGGAATGCTGTGTACTTCTTCAGTGGAGCTTTGGCATTCACTGCatttctgaatgttttaatgGCTTTCTTATTGTATATGGCCCACAAAAGAAATGGCACCAAATGCACAG agTCTCATTCAAGAATTTCCCCGCCTTCAACAAATGCAGAG GTCAAGCAAAATGAAGAAAACCTTCATTATGCAGCTTTAAGGCACCACAAGGCTGACAGACCAAGAAGACAGAGAAACAACAGCAAGGCTGAATGTGTCTACTCAAGTATAAAGCAGTAG